The following is a genomic window from bacterium.
TGGAGCGCGCGCCCCGTTTCCAGATCGCCGCTGCGCACCGCGTCGTAGATTCCGACGGCCAGTTCCGGGGCCGCGCTCGCCGTGGCCGCAACCGCGCCCGGGAGCGCGTTCACGAGCGCCGAGAAGACCAGCGTGTCGCGGCCGACAAACACGGCGAACCCCGGCGGACACACCGCGGCGTAGGTCAACGCCTGGCTGAGGTCCCCGGTGCTATCCTTGATCCCGACGAAGTGGGCGAACTCGCGGGCGAGGGCCGCCGCGGTTTCCGGGGCCACGTTGTTGCCGGTGCGAGCGGGGTTGGTGTACGCGAGCACCGGGATCCGCACCGCGCGGAGCACCGCCCGGTAGTGCGCGGCGATCTCTGCTTGGGTCAGCTTGATGAAGTACGGGGTGACCAGGGACAGCGCGTCGGCGCCGTTGGCTTGCGCGTCGCGCGACAGCGCGACGGTCTCGGCCGTCGTCACGGCCCCGGTCCCGATCATCACCGGTACCCGGCCCCGCACCGCGTGGACGTACGCGCGCGTGAGCCTCGACCGCTCCTCGAACGACAGGGCAAACGACTCGCCTTGGCTTCCGATCCCGAAGATCCCATGCACCCGGCGGGAGAGCAGCCAGTCCACGATCTCCGCCTGCGCGCCGAGATCCAGCTCCCCCTGCGCGGTGAACGCGGTCGGAACCGCGGGATAGATGCCAACAAACCGGATACCGCCCATTGCATGCCTCCCCCCATTGTCCGGGGCGTTCCCTCGATCTTTCATGACACGCCTTCATACGCCGACTCACGCCGGCTCTCCTGTCGGCGCCCCGCGGACGGGACGGCGGGCGACAGGCCCGCAGGCCGTCCGGGTCGAACCGTGCACCCCATGACGCGCGCCGCGCCCCGCTCGGAGACCGCGAGGCGGGCTGGTGGCCCGGCCCCCGCGGCGACGGCCGTTGCCGTCGCCGCGTTCCTGACGATGCTGCTGCCGGCCGGTGTGCCGGCCGAACCGACCGCGGCGCCCGCGATCACGTTCATCCACATGGCCGGTCCGACGACCGGCTGGGCCCGCACCAACACCCGGTTGCTCCGCACCGACGACGGCGGCGTCCACTGGACGGACGTGACACCGCCGGGCCGCGCCTCGATCGCCGACGCCGCGCACGCGTTTCTCGGCGGATCCGCCGCGTGGATCGCCGTCGCGCCCGGTGCGGCGGCCACGGTCGACGTCTTCCGCACGACAAACGGCGGCCGGACGTGGCGCCGGGCGGTCGCGACCGCCCAGAACGTGGGACAGATGGTGTTCGCCGACGCGCGTCGCGGGTGGATGACGGTCGATCTCGATAACGCGATGAGCTCGGAGGCGCTGCGCCTGCTACACACCGAGGACGGCGGCGTCACCTGGACCGAGGTCGCCCGTACCGACCTCCCCGTCGATCCGGTGCGCAGCGGGCTTCCGATCAGCGGCGACAAGTCAGGGTTCGC
Proteins encoded in this region:
- a CDS encoding dihydrodipicolinate synthase family protein: MGGIRFVGIYPAVPTAFTAQGELDLGAQAEIVDWLLSRRVHGIFGIGSQGESFALSFEERSRLTRAYVHAVRGRVPVMIGTGAVTTAETVALSRDAQANGADALSLVTPYFIKLTQAEIAAHYRAVLRAVRIPVLAYTNPARTGNNVAPETAAALAREFAHFVGIKDSTGDLSQALTYAAVCPPGFAVFVGRDTLVFSALVNALPGAVAATASAAPELAVGIYDAVRSGDLETGRALQARLAVLRNAFDLGSFPVVVKEAMEIRGLPVGPARLPVSPLSPPQRETLRALLAEVGVGTGTADLPAAARPA